The genomic DNA CGGCCTTTGTTCCGGCCTTACATCTTCCATTCTCCTTCAACCAGCCGACCTTCTCAAAACCCGCGTCCAGCAATCTCATCAAACCGCCGCCCTCCTCCCAACCCTCAAAGCCATCCTTTCCTCCTCGAATCCGATCCGCGGATTATGGCGTGGTACTCTCCCCTCCGCACTCCGCACTGGCTTCGGGTCAGCCCTGTATTTCACGAGTCTTAATGCCCTACGACAAGGATTAGCCCAGAATGGCTCTTCGATTCTCGTTGCCAAAAACAATGGTGGTAATATCTCTGCTCTCCCGAAACTCTCCAACTCGGGGAACCTAGCCACAGGGGCCGCGGCTCGGGTAGCCGCGGGGTTCATCATGATGCCGGTCACTGTGATCAAGGTGCGCTACGAGTCTGATTACTACGCATACCGCAGTTTGTACGGGGCGGGACGGGATATCGTCCGTACAGAGGGGATGCGAGGTCTATTCTCAGGGTTCGGGGCAACCGCCGCGCGTGATGCACCATATGCTGGCCTCTACGTTCTGCTTTATGAGCAGTTGAAGCGCCGTTTCGCTTCAATCTCTGCCCCTAACGGGGATGTACCCACGACGTCCTCCTCGTCGATTAACTTCGTCTCGGGTGGGTTGGCCGCTGGTTTGGCTACGACTATCACGAACCCGTTTGATGCCGTCAAGACCCGGCTGCAGCTTATGCCGGGAAAGTATGGGAATATGCTTCGTGCAGTTAGCTTGATGACCCGTGAAGACGGTGTGCGCAGTCTGTTTGGTGGACTCGGACTGCGTATTGGAAGGAAGGCATTAAGTTCGGCCCTTGCTTGGACGGTGTATGAGGAGCTTATCCTTCGCGCTGAGAATCACTGGGCTGCTCAAAATCAGATCCATCTGTGATGGTCTACGTTGGTTATATACGATTGAGTTTTGGTTATGCCAGCACGTCTTTGGGCTGTTCGCCGCTTTGTTTTGCATGGGATCTACGGAGTAACGGTCTGTTTCGGTCTATCTTGGTCATTTGCAATGTGCATGATATGCAATGAACAAAGTGTAACATTTCATTTCAATCATGCTGTATCATATCATCATTTACTTGCTCTCATCAAAAAA from Aspergillus chevalieri M1 DNA, chromosome 1, nearly complete sequence includes the following:
- a CDS encoding putative mitochondrial carrier protein (COG:C;~EggNog:ENOG410PJED;~InterPro:IPR018108,IPR030847,IPR023395;~PFAM:PF00153;~go_component: GO:0005743 - mitochondrial inner membrane [Evidence IEA];~go_function: GO:0015187 - glycine transmembrane transporter activity [Evidence IEA];~go_process: GO:1904983 - glycine import into mitochondrion [Evidence IEA]) — translated: MSNNAAYAVSPQVKKPSTSSKSTFHFAAGLCSGLTSSILLQPADLLKTRVQQSHQTAALLPTLKAILSSSNPIRGLWRGTLPSALRTGFGSALYFTSLNALRQGLAQNGSSILVAKNNGGNISALPKLSNSGNLATGAAARVAAGFIMMPVTVIKVRYESDYYAYRSLYGAGRDIVRTEGMRGLFSGFGATAARDAPYAGLYVLLYEQLKRRFASISAPNGDVPTTSSSSINFVSGGLAAGLATTITNPFDAVKTRLQLMPGKYGNMLRAVSLMTREDGVRSLFGGLGLRIGRKALSSALAWTVYEELILRAENHWAAQNQIHL